A single window of Ovis canadensis isolate MfBH-ARS-UI-01 breed Bighorn chromosome 17, ARS-UI_OviCan_v2, whole genome shotgun sequence DNA harbors:
- the CLGN gene encoding calmegin, translating to MRFQGFRLCLGLLFISINAEFMDDSVETEDFDENSEETDELSSEIKYKTPQPVGEVYFTETFDSGRLAGWVLSKAKKDDTDAEISIYDGRWEIEELRENRVPGDQGLVLKSRAKHHAISAVLAKPFVFADKPLVVQYEVNFQDGIDCGGAYIKLLADTDGLNLENFYDKTSYTIMFGPDKCGEDYKLHFIFRHKHPKTGVFEEKHAKPPDVDLKRFFTDRKTHLYTLVMNPDDTFEVLIDQIVVNKGSLLEDVVPPINPPKEIEDPSDKKPDDWDERAKIPDASAVKPEDWDESEPAQIEDSSAVKPDGWLDNEPKFIPDPHAEKPLDWNEDMDGEWEAPHISNPACRIGCGEWSPPMIDNPKYKGVWRPPMIDNPNYQGVWSPRKIPNPDYFEDNHPFLLTSFRALGLELWSMTSDIYFDNFIICSEKEVADRWAADGWGVKILIENANEPGIFKQLMSATEQRPWLWFIYLLTAALPIALISSFCWPRKVKKKYEDVAFKKLDICKPQTKGALEQEVKEEKAALEKPVDLEEEKKQSDGEIVEKEEEGEPEEKSEEEIEIIEGQEEGNKSNKSGSEDEMKEADESTGSGDGPMKSVRKRRVRKE from the exons ATGCGTTTCCAAGGCTTTCGGCTATGTTTGGGTCTTCTTTTCATCTCAATTAATGCAGAATTTATGGATGATAGTGTTGAGACGGAAGACTTTGATGAAAATTCAGAAGAGACTGATGAACTCTCCTCAGAG ATTAAATATAAGACACCTCAACCTGTAGGAGAAGTGTATTTTACAGAAACTTTTGATAGTGGAAGGCTGGCTGG gTGGGTATtatcaaaagcaaagaaagatgATACAGATGCGGAGATTTCTATATATGATG GAAGATGGGAAATAGAAGAATTGAGAGAAAATCGGGTACCTGGTGATCAAGGACTGGTGTTGAAATCTAGAGCAAAGCATCATGCAATATCTGCTGTGTTAGCAAAACCCTTCGTCTTTGCTGATAAACCTCTGGTAGTTCA ATATGAAGTAAATTTTCAAGATGGTATTGATTGTGGAGGTGCATACATTAAACTCCTAGCAGACACTGATGGTTTGAATCTG GAAAATTTCTATGATAAAACATCCTATACCATTATGTTTGGACCAGATAAATGTGGAGAAGATTATAAACTTCATTTTATCTTCAGACATAAACATCCCAAAACTGGAGTTTTTGAAGAAAAGCATGCCAAACCTCCAGATGTAGACCTTAAAAGGTTCTTTACAGACAGGAAGACTCATCTTTATACCCTTG TGATGAATCCAGATGACACTTTTGAAGTATTAATTGATCAGATAGTTGTAAACAAAGGAAGCCTCCTAGAGGATGTGGTTCCTCCTATCAATCCTCCCAAAGAAATTGAAGATCCCAGTGATAAAAAACCTGATGATTGGGATGAGAGAGCAAAAATCCCTGATGCTTCTGCTGTCAAACCGGAAGACTG GGATGAAAGTGAACCTGCCCAAATAGAAGATTCAAGTGCTGTTAAACCTGATGGCTGGCTTGATAATGAACCGAAATTTATTCCTGATCCTCATGCTGAGAAACCCCTTGACTG GAATGAAGACATGGATGGAGAATGGGAGGCACCTCATATTTCTAACCCAGCATGTCGGATTGGGTGTGGTGAATGGAGCCCTCCCATGATAGATAATCCGAAATACAAAGGAGTATGGAGACCGCCGATGATAGATAACCCTAACTACCAG ggtGTCTGGAGTCCTCGAAAAATTCCTAATCCAGATTATTTTGAAGACAATCACCCATTTCTTCTGACTTCTTTCCGTGCTCTTGGTTTAGAGCTTTGGTCCATGACCTCTGATATCTACTTTGATAATTTTATTATCTGTTCAGAAAAGGAAGTAGCAGACCGCTGGGCTGCAGATGGTTGGGGAGTGAAGATACTGATAGAAAATGCTAATGAG cctGGTATATTCAAACAATTGATGTCAGCTACTGAACAGCGCCCATGGCTTTGGTTCATTTACCTCTTGACAGCAGCGCTTCCAATAGCATTGATTAGTTCATTTTGTTGGCCAAGAAAAGTAAag AAAAAATATGAAGATGTGGCTTTCAAAAAACTGGACATATGTAAACCACAAACAAAGGGAGCACTGGAGCAGGAAGTGAAGGAAGAGAAAGCAGCCCTGGAGAAGCCAGTTGacttggaagaggaaaaaaagcaaagtgatGGTGAAATTGTTGAAAAAG AAGAGGAAGGTGAACCTGAGGAAAAGAGTgaagaagaaattgaaattatAGAAGGACAAGAAGAAGGTAATAAATCCAATAAGTCTGGATCAGAGGATGAG ATGAAAGAGGCAGATGAGAGCACAGGATCTGGAGATGGGCCAATGAAGTCAGTACGCAAAAGAAGAGTACGGAAGGAGTAA